The region GACATTCGCGCAGAGCTCGCTGGTGGAACACTGCGGCTTCGGCCGTCGCGATCGCGACCATGCAGTCCAGCGCCCCTGAAATATCGTCGATGCGGACCCGCACGATTTCAGCACCGAGAGATGCGAAATGCTCGATCGCGGCTTCGACCGCCTCGGTCACCGCCGGCTGCACGTCGTCGGTGAAATAATTCAACGGAACGCCGATTCGCATACCCGCTACGTCGCCGGTCAGTCCCGCCGTATAGGGGGGAACGTCGACGTCTTTGGTGTGCGGATCCGAAGCATCATGTCCAGCCATGACGTCTAGCAGGACTGCGAGATCGCGTACGGAACGGGCCATCGGCCCTGTGTGGTCAAGAGACCAGGAAAGTACAGTGACGCCAGCTTTGCTGACCCGGCCGTAGGTTGGCTTGATTCCGACAATGCCGTTGGCCGCCGCGGGCGCTCGAATCGAGCCGCCGGTGTCGCTGCCGGTTGCAGCGAAGCACAGACCGGCCGCTATGGCGGCCGCAGATCCGCCACTCGAGCCAGAGGGGATATGGTCCAGGTTCCAGGCGTTTTTGGTGGGCGCCGAATCGAACCCGAACGCGAATTCATGTGTGGTCACCTTGCCGAGGACGATGGCGCCAGCTTCCTTGAGCTTTCTTACCGTCGTTGCATCTGCGGTCGGAACGTGATGTTCGCGCACCTTGGAACATGATGTGGTTCGAATTCCGGCTGTGTCATAGATGTCTTTGATGGCGATCGGAATGCCGTGCAATGGACCTCGATTCCGGCCCGCTGCGATCTCATCGGCTGCGACTGTTGCATCATTGAGGGCTTGTTCGCCGAGCACTGTCACATAGGACTGCAGCGCAGGGTCGATCTTGGCGATGCGACCCAGCATCATGGTGGTCAAGTCAACGGGCGACACGGACTGACTGGCAATCAGGGCAGCCACGGTCGAGATGTCTAGTTTCCACGCGCTGGTGATGTCGTCCATCAAGCACCCCCGCCGCCCCGCGCGTCGAAGCAGACCGCGAGGCGTGCGTCTTGATCGATAACCGCAACTTGTCTCATCACGGTGTGGTGAATCGCAGTGAGCATTTCCGCCACCGCCGCAGCGCTCTCCGGTCGAATCTGAATGCCGGTAGCGTTGGCCATGGCCGTGACATCGTCGGACGACAAAGGTCTTTCCTTCATCATGTGACCCTCCTTAATAGGCAACTGCGCATTCTGCGCTTCTAGCGCTAGGGCGCTTCGCGTTACGGTGAACTGCCCGAAGCGCTTTCGATCCTTGCCGAGGCAGACGATGCGTTCGGCTTGCCGTCGCCGTCCTCGTGCGGCCGCTCGTCGGACGGGACCACAACCGGATTCAGCAGCTTGTTCTCAGCGATGACAGAGATCGCGCCGCTGGCCTCGAAGACTGCCAGCTGGACGCCTCCGGCATTCTGATAGCCGTGCTGGCGCAACGCGGATTCGAGGTCAGCAGTGATGAGTCCGCACTTCTTGATGGCCTCAGGCAGCATCTGACCGTCACGAACAATGATTCGTGGAGGTGGGTCGACGAGCCGGTGCAGGTCCGCGATGAAACGCAACCGAGTCAACGCTCGATGGACAATCAGTAAGCCAATGAGGGCGGCAGTGGCGGCCAGCCAGGAGATGTCGCTCGCGGTCGCGGATCGACCGACAATTGCGCCAGCGGCTACAGCTGCGATCCAGTCGAAAGGGCTTAAACCGGAAAGCGCCCGTCTGGCGAAGAAGCGGAACAGTAGCGCCGCAGTGAGAAAAAGCGCTGCAGTTTTCGCGACCGCATCAATGGCAGTGGACAGATCGCCGATCATGGCATGCACGAATGGTGTCATGTCTGACCCTCGGTGCGGTGTCTCAGGCCTGCGGGTCGCGTGCGCGTTACGGAACGGAACTTCCCGTTACATGGCCGATACGCCGTCTTCATGCCTAACCCTTTCTAGCTATTTTGGAGGTTACAGCAGTTCGCGGGATGATAGAAGCTGTTTCGCCATATTCGTGTGAAGCTATTTGGGCTACAAGACCCAAATTGGCCCGAAACCCGACACGATGTTGGCCACTGAGCTGCCGTCCCCCGACCACGCTGCCTGTGCCCGGCAATACCGCTGCTGGTCACGACGTCACATCTTGCACCATGCGCTTCTCCTACGTCCCAGCAGCGACTTTGCCACATGAGCACCAGCGGGATCAGCCTCGCCGGGTGCTGCAATGCGCGGTTGCGTGCGTGCGGCGACTGACCTCTCACTGGGTCACCTAGCCCAATAAAGAGTGTAGACCGGCAGGTGGCGGCGATGACAGTGTTCGCCGAAAACAAGCTCCCGCCTGGCGGCCCCCTAGCGGCAACACGGCCGGTCTCAGCCGAAGCGCGGATGATTGCTCAGGACCTAGTTGGCACTACTTCGCCATTGCTCCACCATGAAAACTCTTGATGGACTGATGAAATATGTGAAAAATTCCGACGGACGCGGTCCGCGCGCGTGTTCGTTATCTATTCATTGCCGGCAAAGGTTGGTCTCGCGGTCGCAGCCGAGCCGGGCAGAAGATCACCTCGAGCATCGAAACAACGCGGCGCGCGATGAGGACCTCCTCGGAACTGTTCTCAGGAGTCGATGCTCGATCCGATGTCGTGCCACGAGTCGACGACACTGTGTGGAAGGGCGTTGTCTGATGTTTAGTGGTAGAGCCTGGAGGGCGGAGGCTTTCGGTGATCCGCGCGCAGTCCTGCAAGTCGAGCAGCTCAGCTGGCCGTCGCCATCATCGGGGCGGTTGTTGGTGGAAGTGCGCGCCTGTGCGGTTGGACTGGCGGACCTGCTGATGGTCACCGGTGATTATCCGCTGACGACGACGCCGCCGGTGGCCCCCGGACAAGAAGTAGCCGGAGTCGTTGTCGCCGTGGCTGATGGCTCGGCATTCGCACCCGGCGACCGGGTTATGGGATCGACTGCCTTTCTTCAGGGGTGGGGTGGTTTCTCTGACTACACCTACATTCGAGAACCGACGGCGCAGAAGATTCCTGCACCACTGACAGACGAGGAGGCTGCGGGATCAGTCATCGGATTCCGCACCGCTTATGCAGGATTGGTGCAGAGGGCCGCAGTCACGCCAGGCGAGGTGCTAGTGGTCCTCGGGGCGGCCGGGAACACGGGCGCGGCGGCAGTGCAATTGGGTAAAGCATTGGGTGCGAGGGTGATCGCTGTTGTGGGTAGCGACGAGAAGGCCGAATTCTGCTCGCGGCTGGGCGCCGATCACACAGTGAACTATCACAGGACAGATCTGGTCGACGTGGTCATGACAGTTAGTTGCGGCCGAGGCGCCGACGTCATCTTCGATCCGGTGGGTGGCGAGCTCGCCGCGCGTGCCGTCTCGGCGATCTCACGGTTGGGCAGGGTCGCGGTCGTCGGCTATGCCAGCGGTCGCTTCGTCGTCCTGGATCCTGTCGACATGGTGTTGCGAAACTACTCGGGGATCGGAGTGTTCGCAGGGGGAACACCAGAAGAGGACGAACACGCGTATAGCCGGCTGGCCAAGTTGGTCACCATACGCGCGATCAAGACTTCGGTGGCGGCTGTCGCCGCGTTTGGTGACGTACCCGAGGTCATCGCCGGGATCCGTAGCGCCCCTGCCGGTAGGTCGGTTATCCGACTTCGTTGACGAACAGGTTCCGGCGTAGCGCGCGCCGACAAATTGACGGCGCTTCCGACGTAAGTGAGTGACTCATCGCCTGGGTGTCGAAATCGGTGCTCGCCAAGGCGCCCCCATTCCGAACGTACCGAACCCTTCGGCAACCGCATCAGTAGCCGTCATTCAGCTGAGTCATGGCACCTATAACAAAAGGTTGGTAAGAGCGGAAAAGTACATGGCGCCGCCATGTCCGGAAAAGGTGGGCTCCACATGTACTTTCGGTGGACGCCAGCCGTACCCTAGCTCGTCGGAGCCGGACCGCGTCCTCATACTCGCCGACTAAGTTTGCCGAGAAGATCTCGAAACCATCGTGTACTTATGGCACGGATTTGGAGCCGTAACAATGGACTTGCGTGAACTGCGGACGTTTGTCGCGGTGGTGGAGGAGGGGCGGTTCGCAGGCGCAGCGCTCCGGTTGAATCTCAGCCAACCCGCGATATCTCACACCATCCGCGGCCTTGAAAAGCAGTGCGGAGTGGCTTTACTCAAGCGCACAAGCGCTGGCGTGATCACCACGCCGGCAGGGAAGCTGCTGTTGAGTGAGGCTCGAGCGATACTCGCTCGCTATGATCAGGCGCTGGCTTTGATGTCGGCTCGCGACGATCGAGATTCGTCGCTCAATATCGGCATACCCTTCGGTCTGCCGCCGGGTCTGCTGGGTAATCCATTGGCGGCGTTCGCAGAACAGTTCCCATCGAGAACCGTAGCCATAAGGCAAGTATGCACCGCCCGCCAGATAGCCATGATCACCGCCGGTGAGCTCGATCTTGGTCTGCTTCGTCACCGACCGCCCAAGGCGGACCTTGATGCAACCCTTGTCGCTGACGAATCACTGGGAGCCATCGTGAGTGAGTCTCAGGCCGAGCGCTTGGGCCAGTCAGAAGACATCGGCCTGGATTCACTCGTCGGCCTCGACTGGCATGGTTTCCCCAGAGAGAGCAGTCCAGTGTGGTACGACGAGCTCACAGCGACCTTACGCAGTTACGGGTTACACATCGAAACCTCGAGTCTTTACCAAGACGAATTGGTGTCCGAGGTCATTTACGCGAGTGTCAGTCTGGGCCGGTCATTTGCCCTCGCGCCGTCAACCTGCCGTGACGACCTCCCGCCACCTCTGAGATGGCGAAAGCTGACCGGAGATCCCCTTCGCCGCAGGACATGGGCGGCGTGGTCTGCCGCATCGCGCCGCCGCGACTTGGCTTTCCTCGTCGGCCTACTGGAAACCGTTCCCACTAACTCGACATTCGTCCGACGCGATCCCGAAAGGTGAGTCGGAGGCGGTCAGATCGTTATTGCCATGCCGCTTCCGGTCGACGTCATGTGGTCGCCGACGGACAGCCGCACAAGAGAAAGTCTTCGGCTCGCGATTTCGCGAATGGGTCGCATGCATGAAATGCGCTCGCCTACAGTCCCCTTCAGGCCGGGCGTGCTTTACCTTGTCTTGAAGACCACGGCGTGATCTGCCACAGCCGCCTAGGATGTCACAGCGGCTAAGGCCCCATCGCCGACCCGATCAGAGGACAGAGTATGTCTGCAGAATTTCGCGGCTCGCCCGACGACCTGCGAAGGGTGTCCCAGCACCTCGCGGACTCCAAGGCCCATATGGAAGCGATTTTGGCGTTCATGTCGGCGAATTTGCCCGACGACAATTCCGCCCCCTGGGGCAACGACGACATCGGCAAGAACTTCGCCGACGGAGACTCGGGTTACCTGGCGCAGTGGCACTGGGTAGAGGACTCGATCAGAGCGAAAGCCAAACTCTTGGGCGATTACTCCAACTCGCTGAGGACGGCGGCAGATACTTTCGAGCAGCAGGACAGCGACGTCTGATCTGTCCAGTCGCTTCGAGTGGCGTAACGGGGTAACTCCCGCGTCGATTCGAAATGATGAAGGCCCACCATAATCCCGCGCATGCGATGAATAGTCCGATGGTGGGGCTGTGTCTGTAGCCTTTGGGTGAAGTTGCCGGCGATGTGAGAGTGGTTCTGCGGGAACGTGTTAGCGGCTGCCGAGCTGGCAGTTTTCAGCCCGTTGTCCATTTCTCGCCAGCCCTTGCACCGACTGGTGCGTGGGTTTATTTGCGCGCGGCGCCAAGGAGTGCGTGAGGTGGGATCCGACTGAAGGAGGTCGCGTCGTGACGCGGCAGGGGTTCGTTCGACGGCTGCGTATGGCGCCTCCGCGAATGCCGGGCGGCGAAGTCAATCTCCAATCTCCGCCCGAAGTTCCCCGTGTCGTGCCGGCCAATATGTTGGCCAGACTCATGCCGCTCGTCATGATCGTCGCGGTCGTCGGCATGATCGCGTTGATGGTGACGGTCGGTGGTCGCGACTTGACCAGGAATCCGACGTTCCTCATCTTCCCGATGATGATGGTGATGTCCGTTGCTGGAATGTTCATGGGTGGTGCGGGCCGACCGGGCAAAGCGGCAGCCGAGCTGAACGAGGAACGCAAAGACTACTTTAGTTACCTCGCGGACTTGCGCCGGGATGCTGATGAGACCAGCAACAGCCAACGGAGCGCGCTGGAATGGAGCCATCCAGATCCCCGGGCACTCATCGATCTTGTCGGTACGCGGCGAATGTGGGAGCGCCAACCGACCGACAGCGACTTCTGCCACGTTCGGGTCGGAGTCGGAACGCACCGGTTAGCAACGAGATTGATCGCGCCGGAAACCGGTCCACCGGAAGATCTCGAGCCAGTGTCCACAATCGCTCTGCGGCGCTTCGTGAGTACCCACTCCGTTGTTCACGCCCTGCCGACTGCGGTGTCGCTGCGGAGCTTCTCCGCCGTGCGTTTTGACGGTGATCGCGACTTGGCTCGCCAGATGGTGCGCTCGATGTTGCTGGAACTCTGCGTGTTTCACGGCCCTGATCATCTCCAGATTGCCATTGTCACCGCAGATCCGGACGCTGCGACCTGGAGTTGGGTGAAGTGGCTGCCGCACGCTCAGCATCGATCGGCACGAGACGGATGCGGCACCATGCGGCTGTTGTTCCCATCTCTGGCTCTGTTGGAGGCCTCATTGGCCACCGATCTGGCCGAGCGCACCCGGTTTGCCCGTAACTCGGCGCTGCCCGAGGGGATGTCTCAGTTGGTCGTTGTCATTGATGACGGGTACACGTCCGGCGATGAACGGTTGATCACCGAGTCGGGTGTGGACAGCGTCACGGTGCTCGACCTAAACGGGCCGGGCGAGTCATCTGGGACGCGCCGGGCACTGCAGTTGTTTGTCGAGGGGCAAGATGTCGCCGCGCGAACCGGCGCGGCGATGGAGCGATTCGCGACCCCGGACCAGCTCAGCCTCGCAGAGGCGGACGCTGTCGCCCGCGCTTTGAGTCGCTACCGAACGGGCGGTGCAGCCCATATCGCCAATCTCGGATCAGAAGCACGCGCATCTGATCCCGGTCTGATGGCGTTGCTCGGAATTCCCGATGCCGCCGACATCGTGCCCGCGGACGTGTGGCGCAAACGCACGCCGCGCGAACGGCTCCGGGTGCCGGTGGGCTACACAGCGAGCGGTCAACCGCTGGAACTCGATATCAAGGAGTCAGCCGAGGGAGGCATGGGTCCGCACGGTCTGTGCATTGGGGCGACTGGTTCTGGCAAGTCGGAGTTTCTGCGGACTCTCGTGCTGGCCATGATCACATCCCACTCACCCGACGTCTTGAACCTGATCTTGGTCGACTTCAAGGGTGGAGCGACCTTCCTTGGTCTGGAGGGCGTCGCACACATCGCGGCAATCATCACCAATCTCGAAGACGAATTGACGATGGTGGACCGCATGCGCGATGCCCTTGCGGGCGAAATGAACCGGCGTCAGGAGCTGTTGCGGTCGGCAGGAAACTTCGCCAACGTCACGGAGTACGAACGGGCCAGAGTCAACGGCGCCGACCTCGACCCTCTACCGGCATTGTTCATCGTTGTCGATGAGTTCTCCGAATTGCTCTCTCAACGACCCGATTTCGCCGAACTATTCGTGATGATCGGCCGACTCGGCCGATCATTGCACATCCACCTGCTGCTCGCTTCTCAACGCCTTGAGGAGGGCAAGCTCCGGGGACTGGACTCTCACCTGTCGTACCGCATCGGGCTCAAGACCTTCTCGGCCGGCGAGTCGCGCAGTGTGCTCGGCGTGCCAGACGCATACCACCTCCCCAGCGTCCCGGGCTCTGCGTTTCTCAAGTGCGACGCTGACCAACCCGTCCGCTTCAATGCGTCCTATGTGTCGGGTGAGTATGTGCGACCCCGCAGGAACCCCAAAACCGGACGGCCATCTCGCCTCGGCCCCCGCGCACTGAAGGTGTTCACGGCCACGCCGGTGGAACGGGATCCGGCCCCGACGACAGCTGAGGACGGTTCGCTGGCCGTCGCTGACCCATCGTCGGAGCCGACGAGGGCCAGTCTGCTTGACGTTGTCGTATCCAGACTGCGCGGCCACGGGCGACCTGCGCACGAAGTCTGGCTTCCGCCGCTGGAAGAGAGCCCGGCCGTCGATACGCTGCTGCCCGTCTCGCCATGGTCTGATCCCCGCAACGTCAACGGGCGATTGCTGTTGCCGGTCGGCGTAGTGGACCGACCCTACGATCAACAGCGCGATGTACTGGTGCTCGACCTGTCCGGTGCACGGGGCAACGTGGCCGTTGTCGGCGGTCCGCAGTCGGGTAAGTCGACGACGCTTCGCACGCTCATCACGTCCGCGGCGGCCACACACACACCTGAACAGCTCCAATTCTTCTGTCTGGACTTCGGCGGCGGCACTCTCGGCAGCCTGACCAGTCTCCCCCACGTCGGTGGCGTCGCTGGACGGATGGACGGTGACCGTGTTCGCCGGACTGTCGCTGAGGTCGTCGGGGTCCTGAGGGAACGTGAGTCCAGATTTCGTGAACTCGGAATCGAATCGATGCGCGATTTCCGCCAGCGGAAGGCGAAGTTGGCCGGGATGCCGACCGATCAAGCGGCCCGGGATCCGTTGGCGGCCGACAAATTCGGCGACGTCGTGCTCGTTGTGGACGGCTGGGCCTCCATCCGTAGTGACTTCGAATCTCTTGAACCTGCGCTGCAGGCCATCGCAATCGGCGGCCTGTCGTACGGAATCCACCTCGCGATCAGCGCCAGTCGCTGGATGGAAATTCGACCCGCAGTCAAAGACATGCTCGGAACCCGCGTCGAGCTTCGGATGGGCGACCCGATGGACAGTGAAATCGGACGGCGGTGGGCCGAATTGGTACCGGTCGGCAGACCGGGACGGGGGATGAGCTCTGAGAAACTGCACATCTTGATCGGACTGCCGCGACTGGATGGTTCCTCGGACGTGGAGAGCCTGCCGGCCGGTGTGAATGAGGCATGCGTCGCCGTCCGCCAATTCTATGGCCGGCGCGAGGCGCCGAGGGTTCGGATGCTTCCACACGACATTGAACGAAGCGAGGTCGTCGCCGTCGCCGCGCGCGCTGGTGCGTTGGGCAAATCTCGAGTTGCCATCGGTGTCAATGAGTCTGAGTTGTCGGTCGTGACGATCGATTTCGAGACACAACCGCACATGGTCGTGATCGGGGACAGCGAATGCGGCAAGACCGAACTTCTAC is a window of Mycobacterium sp. 3519A DNA encoding:
- a CDS encoding DUF421 domain-containing protein, which produces MTPFVHAMIGDLSTAIDAVAKTAALFLTAALLFRFFARRALSGLSPFDWIAAVAAGAIVGRSATASDISWLAATAALIGLLIVHRALTRLRFIADLHRLVDPPPRIIVRDGQMLPEAIKKCGLITADLESALRQHGYQNAGGVQLAVFEASGAISVIAENKLLNPVVVPSDERPHEDGDGKPNASSASARIESASGSSP
- the eccCa gene encoding type VII secretion protein EccCa; this translates as MAPPRMPGGEVNLQSPPEVPRVVPANMLARLMPLVMIVAVVGMIALMVTVGGRDLTRNPTFLIFPMMMVMSVAGMFMGGAGRPGKAAAELNEERKDYFSYLADLRRDADETSNSQRSALEWSHPDPRALIDLVGTRRMWERQPTDSDFCHVRVGVGTHRLATRLIAPETGPPEDLEPVSTIALRRFVSTHSVVHALPTAVSLRSFSAVRFDGDRDLARQMVRSMLLELCVFHGPDHLQIAIVTADPDAATWSWVKWLPHAQHRSARDGCGTMRLLFPSLALLEASLATDLAERTRFARNSALPEGMSQLVVVIDDGYTSGDERLITESGVDSVTVLDLNGPGESSGTRRALQLFVEGQDVAARTGAAMERFATPDQLSLAEADAVARALSRYRTGGAAHIANLGSEARASDPGLMALLGIPDAADIVPADVWRKRTPRERLRVPVGYTASGQPLELDIKESAEGGMGPHGLCIGATGSGKSEFLRTLVLAMITSHSPDVLNLILVDFKGGATFLGLEGVAHIAAIITNLEDELTMVDRMRDALAGEMNRRQELLRSAGNFANVTEYERARVNGADLDPLPALFIVVDEFSELLSQRPDFAELFVMIGRLGRSLHIHLLLASQRLEEGKLRGLDSHLSYRIGLKTFSAGESRSVLGVPDAYHLPSVPGSAFLKCDADQPVRFNASYVSGEYVRPRRNPKTGRPSRLGPRALKVFTATPVERDPAPTTAEDGSLAVADPSSEPTRASLLDVVVSRLRGHGRPAHEVWLPPLEESPAVDTLLPVSPWSDPRNVNGRLLLPVGVVDRPYDQQRDVLVLDLSGARGNVAVVGGPQSGKSTTLRTLITSAAATHTPEQLQFFCLDFGGGTLGSLTSLPHVGGVAGRMDGDRVRRTVAEVVGVLRERESRFRELGIESMRDFRQRKAKLAGMPTDQAARDPLAADKFGDVVLVVDGWASIRSDFESLEPALQAIAIGGLSYGIHLAISASRWMEIRPAVKDMLGTRVELRMGDPMDSEIGRRWAELVPVGRPGRGMSSEKLHILIGLPRLDGSSDVESLPAGVNEACVAVRQFYGRREAPRVRMLPHDIERSEVVAVAARAGALGKSRVAIGVNESELSVVTIDFETQPHMVVIGDSECGKTELLRNIAHGLMENASPEQCKIILVDFRRTLLGVVDNDYLAGYATAAQSCAELMTALGETLKNRLPPSDITPQQLKDRAWWNGPEIFVLIDDYDLIPGGTLNHPLGPLVEYLPQARDIGLRVVVARRIGGAGRAMMDPIIGRLKDLSCNGLVMSGTKEEGALFGVKAAPMPPGRGMLISRTLKSDVIQLARSPQS
- a CDS encoding zinc-binding dehydrogenase — translated: MEVRACAVGLADLLMVTGDYPLTTTPPVAPGQEVAGVVVAVADGSAFAPGDRVMGSTAFLQGWGGFSDYTYIREPTAQKIPAPLTDEEAAGSVIGFRTAYAGLVQRAAVTPGEVLVVLGAAGNTGAAAVQLGKALGARVIAVVGSDEKAEFCSRLGADHTVNYHRTDLVDVVMTVSCGRGADVIFDPVGGELAARAVSAISRLGRVAVVGYASGRFVVLDPVDMVLRNYSGIGVFAGGTPEEDEHAYSRLAKLVTIRAIKTSVAAVAAFGDVPEVIAGIRSAPAGRSVIRLR
- a CDS encoding amidase, whose protein sequence is MDDITSAWKLDISTVAALIASQSVSPVDLTTMMLGRIAKIDPALQSYVTVLGEQALNDATVAADEIAAGRNRGPLHGIPIAIKDIYDTAGIRTTSCSKVREHHVPTADATTVRKLKEAGAIVLGKVTTHEFAFGFDSAPTKNAWNLDHIPSGSSGGSAAAIAAGLCFAATGSDTGGSIRAPAAANGIVGIKPTYGRVSKAGVTVLSWSLDHTGPMARSVRDLAVLLDVMAGHDASDPHTKDVDVPPYTAGLTGDVAGMRIGVPLNYFTDDVQPAVTEAVEAAIEHFASLGAEIVRVRIDDISGALDCMVAIATAEAAVFHQRALRECPDLFGDETRLLLEAGSAMPASTYINAQRARAVIQSHIAEALREVDLLVTPTQPATAMKVGQSLSRIGAREESVFEMSARFCVPFNLAGLPAASVPCGFDSHGLPIGLQIIGKPFDETTVLRAADAYQRSTDFWTKYPAIAEC
- a CDS encoding LysR family transcriptional regulator, coding for MDLRELRTFVAVVEEGRFAGAALRLNLSQPAISHTIRGLEKQCGVALLKRTSAGVITTPAGKLLLSEARAILARYDQALALMSARDDRDSSLNIGIPFGLPPGLLGNPLAAFAEQFPSRTVAIRQVCTARQIAMITAGELDLGLLRHRPPKADLDATLVADESLGAIVSESQAERLGQSEDIGLDSLVGLDWHGFPRESSPVWYDELTATLRSYGLHIETSSLYQDELVSEVIYASVSLGRSFALAPSTCRDDLPPPLRWRKLTGDPLRRRTWAAWSAASRRRDLAFLVGLLETVPTNSTFVRRDPER